The following are encoded in a window of Bacillus sp. SORGH_AS_0510 genomic DNA:
- a CDS encoding ABC transporter ATP-binding protein, producing MSTVTVHKNKEDSQTENLLEILNLKTYYPVKGGFFKRTVGNVKAVDNISFEIKRGETLGLVGESGCGKSTAGRTILRLLKPTEGRILFDGKDITNISGKSLREIRKDMQMVFQDPYASLNPMQMVGDIIAEPIYNFSRKSKNELKQEVMELLTKVGLPQDAYYKYAHEFSGGQRQRIGIARALALRPKLIIADEPVSALDVSVQSQVLNLLKDLQNEFELTFLFIAHDLSVVKHMSDRIGVMYLGNMVEIADKDSLYAEPLHPYTQALISAIPSPDPRVKKERIILKGDVPSPINPPTGCPFHPRCPMAMEECSKTKPALKEVKPSHRVACHLY from the coding sequence ATGAGTACCGTTACTGTACATAAGAACAAGGAAGACTCTCAAACTGAGAATCTATTAGAGATTCTTAACCTAAAAACCTATTATCCTGTAAAAGGCGGTTTTTTCAAAAGAACTGTTGGAAATGTAAAAGCGGTTGATAATATCTCTTTTGAAATAAAAAGAGGAGAAACTCTTGGACTAGTTGGTGAATCCGGCTGTGGTAAGTCCACTGCGGGAAGAACCATTTTGCGATTATTAAAACCGACAGAAGGAAGAATTCTCTTTGACGGGAAGGATATTACGAACATATCAGGGAAGTCTCTTCGAGAAATTAGGAAAGATATGCAAATGGTGTTTCAGGATCCATATGCATCTCTAAATCCAATGCAAATGGTCGGTGATATTATTGCCGAGCCGATTTATAACTTTTCTAGAAAGAGTAAGAATGAATTAAAACAAGAAGTAATGGAGTTATTAACAAAAGTAGGATTGCCTCAGGATGCCTATTATAAATACGCTCATGAGTTTTCAGGTGGTCAGCGCCAAAGAATTGGAATAGCCCGTGCTCTTGCATTAAGGCCGAAACTAATTATTGCCGATGAACCGGTCTCTGCTCTTGATGTTTCGGTTCAATCCCAAGTATTAAATCTATTAAAAGATCTACAAAACGAATTTGAACTAACCTTTCTTTTTATTGCTCATGACCTAAGTGTTGTTAAGCATATGAGTGATAGGATCGGTGTCATGTATTTAGGAAATATGGTAGAGATTGCAGATAAGGACAGCCTTTACGCTGAACCTTTACATCCATATACACAGGCGTTAATATCGGCTATACCATCTCCTGACCCAAGGGTGAAGAAGGAAAGAATTATATTAAAAGGGGATGTACCTAGTCCAATCAATCCACCAACAGGATGTCCATTCCATCCGCGTTGCCCAATGGCTATGGAGGAATGTTCTAAGACAAAACCAGCATTAAAGGAGGTGAAGCCTTCTCATCGAGTAGCTTGCCACCTTTACTAG
- a CDS encoding DUF2268 domain-containing protein, whose amino-acid sequence MGVIRTDEWLVENFDNPLKICEKLRPHFHKKTSRQIYHQLLEFGMYQPSRSSKDSFDKITQQKVWDQVERLHKQYKSKWNGPDIPIFVFPIAQSRGIFNRSSRRKGGVSFPDKMFLFLSFYEDHKEIEALFVHEYHHVCRLSAMGKQIEDYTLLDSLVIEGLAEYAVLKHCGKEYLAEWCSMYTEKELMYFWNKFLKKQLDVKKNERVHDELLFGGGRAPKLLGYAVGYNIIEKYYKNHNYSTKLSFEIPADHYVE is encoded by the coding sequence CATTAAAAATTTGTGAAAAACTACGACCACATTTTCATAAAAAAACATCAAGGCAAATTTATCATCAATTGTTGGAATTTGGGATGTATCAGCCATCTCGCTCTTCAAAGGATTCTTTTGACAAAATCACTCAACAAAAGGTTTGGGATCAGGTAGAGCGACTGCATAAACAGTATAAGAGTAAGTGGAACGGCCCGGATATCCCCATTTTTGTTTTTCCAATCGCTCAATCAAGAGGTATTTTTAATAGAAGTTCCAGGAGAAAGGGAGGAGTTTCTTTTCCTGATAAAATGTTTTTATTCCTTTCTTTCTACGAAGATCATAAAGAAATTGAAGCATTGTTTGTTCATGAGTATCATCATGTGTGCAGACTAAGTGCAATGGGGAAACAGATAGAAGATTATACACTATTAGATTCCTTAGTTATTGAAGGGTTGGCTGAATATGCAGTATTAAAACACTGTGGAAAGGAATATTTAGCAGAATGGTGTAGTATGTATACAGAAAAGGAGTTAATGTATTTTTGGAATAAATTTCTAAAAAAACAATTGGATGTAAAAAAGAATGAAAGAGTTCACGATGAACTATTATTTGGAGGGGGAAGAGCTCCGAAGTTATTAGGCTATGCCGTAGGATATAACATTATTGAGAAATATTACAAAAACCATAATTATTCTACAAAACTTTCTTTTGAAATACCAGCGGATCATTATGTAGAGTGA
- the opp4A gene encoding oligopeptide ABC transporter substrate-binding protein, with translation MKKKSMLMLAALMLVLSAFLAACSSDKAGTKKNDNEGKSGETAEKPQDGGTLVYALDSAPEGKFNYSFYGTATDQYVIDFFDENLIDYDEHLKAQPHIASWKTEDNKVFDFEIKKGVKWHNGDELSVKDWEFALYTVADKDYEGPRFDNVRNIVGAQDFHDGKTDKIEGIKVIDDYHIQITFDKARVNNLDNLWTYPMNRTAFKGIAVKDMMSSEQVRTKPVGLGPFKVTKIVPGESVEMERFDDYFGGKPHIEKVVVKVIDPSLSVGELKNGTLDMTSFHPSIIDQVKALDNVNTITYPGVSYYYVGFRLGTWDGEKNVMNEPKYQEKKLREAMYYAINREEWVKAFFFGVGKPVNRPIPTNHWIAADNKDLEQYKYDPEKAKKLLDEAGYKDVDGDGFREDPNGKKFVVNFSHYQTSNPTFESRAKALTQYWEEVGLKSKLTMTDANLYYDMLEKADKSMEVFFGGWSTGSDPDPTPLWGSKSLWNYARWVNADSDKLLDQALDISVVGTDNDKRKDLYVQWQKLFMKELPVLPIAELEETMAVNKRVQGVKFDVSGNNRPNEWWIKQ, from the coding sequence ATGAAGAAGAAAAGTATGCTTATGCTTGCTGCACTAATGCTTGTCCTATCAGCTTTCTTGGCAGCATGTAGCAGTGACAAAGCAGGAACAAAGAAAAACGATAATGAAGGTAAGTCAGGTGAAACAGCAGAAAAACCACAGGATGGCGGTACGTTAGTATACGCACTTGATTCTGCGCCAGAAGGAAAGTTTAACTATTCATTCTACGGAACAGCAACAGACCAATATGTAATTGATTTCTTTGACGAAAACTTAATTGATTATGATGAGCATTTAAAGGCACAACCGCATATTGCTTCTTGGAAAACAGAAGACAATAAAGTATTTGATTTTGAAATTAAAAAAGGTGTTAAATGGCACAATGGTGACGAATTATCAGTAAAAGACTGGGAATTCGCATTATACACTGTTGCTGACAAAGACTATGAAGGTCCACGTTTTGATAACGTTCGAAATATTGTAGGTGCACAAGATTTCCATGATGGAAAAACAGATAAAATTGAAGGTATTAAAGTTATTGATGATTACCATATCCAAATCACTTTTGATAAAGCGCGTGTAAATAACTTGGATAACCTATGGACGTATCCAATGAACCGTACTGCATTTAAAGGTATTGCAGTAAAAGATATGATGAGCTCTGAGCAAGTACGTACAAAGCCAGTAGGCTTAGGACCTTTCAAGGTAACGAAGATTGTTCCTGGTGAATCAGTTGAAATGGAACGTTTTGATGACTACTTTGGTGGTAAACCACACATTGAAAAAGTTGTTGTAAAAGTAATTGATCCATCACTTTCTGTTGGTGAACTTAAGAACGGTACACTTGATATGACATCGTTCCACCCAAGCATCATTGATCAAGTAAAAGCGTTAGACAATGTAAATACAATCACATATCCAGGTGTGAGTTACTATTATGTTGGTTTCAGATTAGGTACTTGGGATGGCGAGAAAAATGTTATGAATGAGCCTAAATACCAAGAGAAGAAACTTCGTGAAGCAATGTACTATGCAATCAATCGTGAAGAATGGGTTAAAGCGTTCTTCTTCGGTGTTGGTAAACCGGTTAACCGTCCAATTCCAACAAATCACTGGATCGCTGCTGACAATAAAGACTTAGAGCAATACAAGTATGATCCTGAAAAAGCGAAAAAATTGTTAGACGAAGCTGGCTATAAAGATGTGGATGGCGACGGATTCCGTGAAGATCCTAACGGTAAGAAATTTGTTGTGAACTTCAGTCACTATCAAACATCAAATCCTACATTTGAATCTCGTGCAAAAGCATTGACTCAATATTGGGAAGAAGTTGGCTTAAAATCTAAGTTAACTATGACAGATGCAAACCTTTACTATGACATGCTTGAAAAAGCAGACAAATCAATGGAAGTATTCTTCGGTGGCTGGTCAACTGGTTCTGACCCAGATCCAACACCACTTTGGGGCTCTAAGTCACTTTGGAACTACGCTCGTTGGGTAAATGCTGATAGTGATAAGTTATTAGACCAGGCATTAGATATTAGTGTAGTTGGCACAGATAACGACAAGCGTAAAGATTTATATGTACAATGGCAAAAATTATTCATGAAAGAACTTCCAGTGTTACCGATTGCTGAGCTTGAAGAAACAATGGCAGTAAACAAGCGTGTGCAGGGTGTTAAATTCGACGTTTCTGGTAACAATCGTCCAAATGAATGGTGGATTAAACAATAA
- a CDS encoding ABC transporter ATP-binding protein — protein MSIKKSLLKEAPLLEVKNLETAFDIEGTDYNAVDNVSFTVKPRQIVGVVGESGCGKSVMSLSIMQLLPKGIGKVKSGEIIFDGVNLEKMNESQINKIRGKDVSMIFQEPMTSLNPVFTIGYQLQEVLFNHMKISKQEARQKAIALLKSVGISRPEKIVDEYPHQLSGGMRQRVMIAIAIACQPKLLIADEPTTALDVTVQAQILELLKDIQSVNDMSVILITHDLGVVAEMCDEVIVMYAGKIVERTDVDTLFHNPKHPYTTLLLGAIPKMDETEERLSSIKGIVPSLTNMPKEGCRFANRCPKAMPECFTLTPELAEADDNHEVACLLYETSKPRQGVSK, from the coding sequence ATGAGCATAAAAAAATCGTTACTCAAAGAGGCACCATTGCTCGAAGTAAAGAATTTAGAGACAGCCTTTGACATTGAAGGAACTGATTATAATGCGGTTGACAATGTTTCTTTCACTGTAAAGCCTCGACAAATTGTTGGAGTGGTTGGTGAATCCGGTTGTGGTAAATCTGTAATGAGTCTATCAATTATGCAGCTACTTCCAAAAGGGATTGGAAAAGTAAAATCAGGCGAAATCATTTTTGATGGTGTGAATCTAGAGAAAATGAATGAATCCCAAATAAATAAAATTCGTGGAAAAGATGTGTCAATGATTTTCCAAGAGCCAATGACATCATTAAATCCAGTGTTCACAATTGGGTATCAACTACAAGAAGTTCTATTCAATCATATGAAGATCTCAAAACAGGAGGCAAGGCAAAAGGCCATTGCGCTATTAAAAAGTGTTGGAATCTCAAGGCCGGAAAAAATTGTGGACGAATATCCCCATCAATTATCCGGTGGGATGAGACAAAGGGTTATGATTGCCATCGCCATCGCTTGTCAGCCTAAATTATTAATAGCTGATGAACCAACTACTGCACTTGACGTGACAGTACAGGCACAAATCTTGGAATTGTTAAAAGATATTCAATCTGTTAATGACATGTCGGTAATTTTAATTACACATGATTTAGGTGTAGTTGCAGAAATGTGTGATGAAGTTATTGTCATGTATGCAGGAAAAATTGTAGAGCGGACAGATGTCGATACTCTCTTTCATAATCCAAAACACCCGTACACAACTTTGCTGTTAGGGGCTATCCCAAAAATGGATGAAACGGAAGAAAGGCTAAGCTCAATTAAAGGGATTGTTCCTTCCCTTACCAATATGCCAAAAGAGGGATGCCGATTTGCCAATCGATGTCCAAAAGCAATGCCTGAATGTTTTACTTTAACCCCAGAGCTAGCTGAAGCAGATGATAATCATGAAGTCGCCTGTTTACTCTATGAAACAAGTAAACCAAGACAAGGGGTGAGTAAATGA
- the opp4B gene encoding oligopeptide ABC transporter permease encodes MLKYAFRRILGMIPMLFLISIVVFSLAKLMPGDSLSGEIDPRNTNPQYIAEMREKLGYNDPLPQQYARWIGNFVQGDFGKSTRFKIEAAEVIGERIPNTLLLGFTSILITYLLAFFMGSYAGRKPYTLADNLIGGLNYLGLSIPSFIAGVFAIFLFSFTLGWFPSNGSVDIGVTEGTLEFWLSRLHHVFLPAVVLGLLSTASYTQFLRNDIIENSRKDFVRTARAKGTKERKIYNVHILRNSIIPLITFLGFDLVAIISGAIITETIFTYPGLGQLFLQSVGTRDYPVLMTLTMLFSFLTLVGNLVADILYGVVDPRIRLD; translated from the coding sequence ATGTTAAAATATGCATTTCGTAGAATTCTAGGCATGATACCGATGTTATTCCTCATTTCAATCGTTGTTTTTTCATTGGCAAAATTGATGCCTGGGGATTCTTTAAGTGGGGAAATTGATCCTAGGAATACAAACCCACAGTATATTGCAGAAATGCGGGAAAAACTGGGTTATAATGACCCGTTACCACAGCAGTATGCACGTTGGATCGGTAACTTTGTTCAAGGGGACTTTGGAAAATCAACCCGTTTTAAAATAGAAGCAGCAGAAGTTATTGGAGAAAGGATTCCTAATACATTGCTTCTAGGTTTTACTTCAATATTAATTACTTACCTTCTTGCCTTTTTTATGGGCTCTTACGCGGGTAGAAAACCCTATACATTGGCAGATAATCTAATTGGTGGGTTAAATTATCTAGGTCTTTCCATACCATCTTTTATCGCAGGTGTATTTGCTATTTTTCTTTTTTCTTTTACGCTTGGATGGTTTCCATCAAACGGGTCAGTAGATATTGGAGTTACAGAGGGGACCTTGGAATTTTGGCTAAGTCGTCTCCACCACGTATTCCTTCCTGCAGTAGTTCTAGGATTATTAAGTACTGCGAGTTATACACAATTTTTACGTAACGACATTATCGAAAATAGTCGGAAAGACTTTGTTCGAACTGCACGTGCAAAGGGGACAAAGGAAAGAAAGATTTACAATGTTCATATCTTAAGAAACTCAATAATTCCACTTATTACATTTTTAGGTTTTGATTTAGTTGCCATTATCAGTGGAGCAATAATCACTGAAACGATTTTTACTTATCCAGGTCTAGGACAACTGTTTTTACAGTCGGTTGGGACTAGGGATTATCCGGTTTTAATGACATTGACAATGTTGTTCTCGTTCCTAACACTAGTTGGCAACCTTGTAGCTGACATATTATATGGTGTTGTAGATCCGAGAATTAGGTTAGATTAA